A single Clostridium sp. AN503 DNA region contains:
- a CDS encoding CpsB/CapC family capsule biosynthesis tyrosine phosphatase, whose protein sequence is MVKKTAAIIDMHTHILPGVDDGSRSLEESCRMLEHAAEQGVQAVIATPHYSRRQGTDGLQELAELLQEKIRKTLPHFCVYLGQETYYHDDLTERLRSGQALSLAGSRYVLVEFDPMVSYAKLFQGVRRLLQAGYVPVLAHMERYLCLRQGENLEDLAGSGCLFQMNYESLKGSRFNRETGWCRKQVGQGRIQFLGTDMHRLDHRPPDIDGAWRWLERHVAPEVLEAIAHGNPMRLIRDEKIG, encoded by the coding sequence ATGGTAAAGAAAACGGCAGCGATCATTGATATGCACACGCATATCCTGCCGGGAGTTGACGATGGTTCCCGGTCATTGGAAGAATCCTGCCGGATGCTTGAGCACGCGGCAGAGCAGGGCGTCCAGGCCGTTATAGCTACACCACACTATTCCAGGAGACAGGGTACGGATGGTTTGCAGGAGCTTGCAGAGCTGCTGCAGGAAAAAATCCGAAAAACCCTGCCCCATTTTTGTGTCTATCTGGGACAGGAAACCTACTATCATGATGATCTCACAGAGCGTTTGAGATCAGGACAGGCCCTGAGCCTGGCGGGCAGCCGCTATGTGCTGGTGGAGTTCGATCCGATGGTCTCTTATGCAAAGCTGTTCCAGGGAGTGCGCAGACTGCTCCAGGCCGGCTATGTGCCTGTGCTCGCGCATATGGAACGATACCTTTGCCTTCGCCAGGGGGAGAATTTAGAGGACCTGGCTGGGAGCGGATGCCTTTTTCAGATGAATTATGAGAGCCTGAAGGGCAGCCGGTTCAACCGGGAAACCGGATGGTGCCGGAAGCAGGTAGGTCAGGGAAGAATCCAGTTTTTGGGAACCGATATGCACCGTCTGGATCACAGGCCGCCGGATATCGACGGGGCATGGCGGTGGCTGGAGAGGCATGTGGCGCCGGAAGTTTTAGAGGCGATCGCACATGGAAATCCTATGCGCTTGATCCGGGATGAAAAGATTGGTTGA
- the rpoC gene encoding DNA-directed RNA polymerase subunit beta', producing the protein MPETNETYQPLTFDAIKIGLASPEKILEWSHGEVKKPETINYRTLKPERDGLFCERIFGPSKDWECHCGKYKKIRYKGVICDRCGVEVTKASVRRERIGHIQLAAPVSHIWYFKGIPSRMGLILDISPRILEKVLYFASYIVLDQGQTSLQYKQVLSEKEYREEVEKWGYGAFRVGMGAEAVLELLQSINLEKESEQLKKELKDSSGQKRARIIKRLEVVEAFRNSGNKPEWMIMTVIPVIPPDIRPMVQLDGGRFATSDLNDLYRRIINRNNRLARLLELGAPDIIVRNEKRMLQEAVDALIDNGRRGRPVTGPGNRALKSLSDMLKGKQGRFRQNLLGKRVDYSGRSVIVVGPELKIYQCGLPKEMAIELFKPFVMKELVQNGTAHNIKSAKKMVERLQPEVWDVLEDVIKEHPVMLNRAPTLHRLGIQAFEPILVEGKAIKLHPLVCTAFNADFDGDQMAVHLPLSVEAQAECRFLLLSPNNLLKPSDGGPVAVPSQDMVLGIYYLTQERPGAMGEGKVFRSINEAILAYENGAVTLHSRIKARVSRNMPDGTVKTGVVESTVGRFIFNEIIPQDLGFVDRSVEGNELLMEVDFHVGKKQLKQILEKVINVHGATQTAVTLDDIKAIGYKYSTRAAMTVSISDMTVPESKPKLIADAQATVDRIAKNYRRGLITEEERYKEVIETWKNTDDQLTHDLLTGLDKYNNIYMMADSGARGSDKQIKQLAGMRGLMADTTGHTIELPIKSNFREGLDVLEYFISAHGARKGLSDTALRTADSGYLTRRLVDVSQDLIVREVDCCEGRDIPFMEIKAFTDGKETIEGLQERITGRYIAETITDPDTGEVIVKANHMCTPKRAAAVMKVLEKQGRDSVKIRTVLTCKSHIGVCSKCYGANMATGQPVQVGEAVGIIAAQSIGEPGTQLTMRTFHTGGVAGGDITQGLPRVEELFEARKPKGLAIISEFGGVVALKDTKKKREIVVTDTETGNSKTYLIPYGSRIKVQDEQVIEAGDELTEGSVNPHDILKIKGVRAVQDYMIQEVQRVYRLQGVEINDKHVEMIVRQMLKKIKIEESGDSDVLPGVSMDVLDYNEMNEKLIAEGKEPADGKQVMLGITKASLATDSFLSAASFQETTKVLTEAAINGKVDHLIGLKENVIIGKLIPAGTGMKRYRSVKLDTEIAMEDEILLADEDELLLMEEEDAMEEAPEVFDIDESEEGIED; encoded by the coding sequence ATGCCTGAGACAAATGAAACTTATCAGCCATTGACATTTGATGCCATCAAGATTGGCCTGGCATCCCCGGAGAAGATCCTGGAGTGGTCCCACGGTGAAGTAAAGAAACCGGAGACCATCAACTACAGGACCTTAAAGCCGGAGCGCGACGGCCTGTTCTGTGAGCGGATCTTCGGACCGAGCAAGGACTGGGAATGTCATTGTGGTAAATACAAGAAAATCAGATACAAAGGCGTTATCTGTGACCGGTGCGGTGTTGAAGTGACCAAGGCAAGCGTCCGGAGAGAACGGATCGGACATATCCAGCTGGCGGCTCCTGTATCTCATATCTGGTACTTTAAGGGGATTCCGAGCCGGATGGGCCTGATCCTGGATATCTCTCCGAGGATCCTGGAGAAGGTGCTGTACTTCGCCTCCTACATTGTTCTGGATCAGGGGCAGACCAGCCTGCAGTACAAGCAGGTCCTGTCTGAGAAGGAATACCGCGAGGAAGTGGAGAAATGGGGCTACGGCGCATTCCGTGTTGGAATGGGCGCTGAGGCAGTATTAGAGCTTCTGCAGTCGATCAATCTGGAGAAAGAGTCTGAGCAGCTCAAAAAAGAGCTGAAGGATTCCAGCGGACAGAAGCGTGCCCGCATCATCAAGAGACTGGAAGTGGTGGAAGCATTCCGCAATTCCGGCAACAAGCCGGAGTGGATGATCATGACCGTGATCCCGGTGATCCCGCCGGATATCCGTCCGATGGTACAGTTGGACGGCGGCCGTTTTGCAACTTCCGATCTGAATGATCTGTATAGAAGGATCATCAACAGAAACAACCGTCTGGCCCGCCTTTTGGAGCTGGGCGCGCCGGATATCATTGTCCGCAACGAGAAGCGTATGCTGCAGGAGGCTGTGGACGCGCTGATCGACAACGGCAGACGCGGAAGACCGGTTACCGGTCCTGGCAACCGTGCTCTTAAGTCCCTTTCTGATATGCTGAAAGGTAAACAGGGCCGTTTCCGTCAGAACCTGCTTGGTAAGCGTGTTGACTATTCCGGACGTTCCGTTATCGTCGTTGGACCGGAGCTTAAGATCTATCAGTGCGGTCTGCCCAAGGAGATGGCGATCGAGCTGTTCAAGCCTTTCGTTATGAAAGAACTGGTACAGAATGGTACCGCCCACAATATCAAGAGTGCAAAGAAGATGGTAGAGCGTCTTCAGCCGGAGGTGTGGGATGTGCTGGAGGATGTGATCAAAGAGCATCCTGTTATGCTGAACCGTGCACCTACCCTGCACAGACTGGGTATTCAGGCATTTGAGCCGATCCTGGTAGAGGGTAAAGCGATCAAGCTGCATCCGCTCGTATGTACCGCATTTAACGCGGACTTCGACGGTGACCAGATGGCAGTGCATCTGCCCCTTTCCGTGGAGGCTCAGGCAGAGTGCCGTTTCCTGCTGCTGTCTCCGAACAACCTGTTAAAGCCTTCCGATGGTGGACCGGTAGCCGTTCCTTCTCAGGATATGGTGCTTGGTATCTACTATCTGACCCAGGAGCGCCCGGGCGCAATGGGTGAGGGGAAGGTATTCAGAAGTATCAATGAAGCAATCCTGGCTTATGAGAACGGAGCAGTGACTTTGCACTCCCGGATCAAGGCAAGGGTGAGCAGGAATATGCCGGACGGTACAGTGAAGACAGGCGTTGTAGAGTCTACTGTAGGCCGTTTCATTTTCAATGAGATCATTCCGCAGGATCTGGGATTTGTGGACAGAAGCGTGGAAGGCAATGAGCTTTTGATGGAGGTTGACTTCCATGTGGGTAAGAAACAGCTGAAACAGATTCTGGAGAAGGTCATCAATGTGCATGGCGCGACTCAGACTGCAGTGACCTTAGACGATATCAAGGCCATCGGTTATAAGTATTCCACAAGAGCTGCCATGACCGTATCGATCTCCGATATGACCGTGCCGGAATCCAAACCGAAGCTGATCGCTGACGCACAGGCGACGGTTGACCGGATCGCCAAGAACTACCGCCGTGGTCTGATCACGGAGGAAGAGCGTTATAAAGAGGTTATTGAGACCTGGAAGAATACGGATGACCAGCTGACCCATGATCTGCTGACCGGACTGGATAAATACAACAACATTTACATGATGGCGGACTCTGGTGCGCGTGGTTCTGACAAGCAGATCAAGCAGCTTGCAGGTATGCGTGGCCTGATGGCGGATACTACCGGCCATACCATCGAGTTGCCGATCAAGTCCAATTTCCGTGAGGGTCTGGACGTACTGGAGTACTTTATCTCCGCGCACGGTGCTCGTAAAGGTCTGTCCGATACGGCGCTGCGTACCGCAGACTCCGGTTATCTGACCCGCCGTCTGGTAGACGTTTCCCAGGATTTGATCGTCCGTGAGGTGGACTGCTGTGAGGGCAGAGATATTCCGTTTATGGAGATCAAGGCATTTACCGATGGAAAAGAGACCATCGAGGGCCTGCAGGAGCGTATTACAGGACGTTATATTGCGGAGACTATCACCGACCCGGATACGGGAGAAGTGATTGTCAAGGCAAACCATATGTGTACCCCGAAGCGTGCGGCTGCGGTCATGAAGGTACTTGAGAAGCAGGGACGTGATTCCGTGAAGATCCGTACCGTTCTGACCTGTAAGTCCCATATCGGAGTATGTTCCAAGTGCTACGGCGCCAACATGGCAACCGGGCAGCCGGTTCAGGTGGGCGAGGCTGTCGGTATTATCGCGGCACAGTCTATCGGTGAGCCGGGTACCCAGCTGACGATGCGTACCTTCCATACCGGCGGCGTTGCAGGCGGCGATATCACACAGGGTCTTCCCCGTGTCGAGGAGCTGTTTGAGGCACGTAAGCCGAAGGGTCTTGCGATCATCTCTGAGTTTGGAGGCGTGGTTGCACTTAAGGATACCAAAAAGAAGCGTGAGATCGTGGTGACCGATACGGAAACCGGCAATTCCAAGACTTATCTGATCCCATATGGTTCCAGGATCAAGGTACAGGATGAGCAGGTGATCGAGGCCGGCGATGAGCTGACCGAGGGAAGTGTCAATCCGCATGATATCTTAAAGATCAAAGGCGTCCGCGCAGTGCAGGACTATATGATCCAGGAGGTTCAGCGTGTATATCGTCTGCAGGGCGTAGAGATCAACGATAAGCACGTTGAGATGATCGTGCGCCAGATGCTTAAGAAGATCAAGATCGAGGAGAGCGGCGACAGCGATGTGCTTCCGGGCGTATCCATGGATGTACTGGACTACAATGAGATGAACGAGAAACTGATCGCAGAGGGCAAAGAGCCGGCGGACGGCAAACAGGTTATGCTTGGTATCACCAAGGCATCCTTAGCGACAGACTCCTTCCTGTCAGCGGCATCCTTCCAGGAGACCACCAAGGTCCTGACAGAGGCTGCTATCAACGGTAAGGTGGATCATCTGATCGGTCTGAAAGAGAATGTTATCATTGGTAAACTGATACCGGCAGGTACCGGTATGAAGCGTTACCGTTCCGTAAAACTGGATACCGAGATCGCCATGGAGGATGAGATCCTGCTGGCAGATGAAGATGAGCTTCTGTTGATGGAGGAAGAGGATGCGATGGAGGAAGCTCCGGAGGTATTCGACATCGATGAGAGTGAAGAAGGTATTGAAGATTAA
- a CDS encoding Wzz/FepE/Etk N-terminal domain-containing protein, which produces MKNTTMANTNIKDDNIRNAAYENDEIEIDLLELLSAFRRRFWMILLALVIGGGLAGAFSYFVLTPQYTSTAMVYILSKETTLTSLADLQIGSQLTKDYKIIVTSRPVLEDVAQDLGLGLTYKELKEKIKIDNPSDTRILSITAEDPDPFLAKQIADNVARTSSEYIGDIMEMVPPKLIEDGQIPVEKTSPSNTRNALLGALAAVVLVCGVITIEVIMNDTVRSEEDVTKYLGLTVLASVPAREGEVAEDKEAMAKNKPVKPAARSRKKRKGN; this is translated from the coding sequence ATGAAAAACACAACGATGGCAAACACGAATATCAAAGATGACAACATCCGCAATGCGGCATATGAAAACGATGAGATAGAGATTGATCTGCTGGAGCTGCTGTCAGCATTCCGGCGGCGGTTCTGGATGATACTTTTGGCACTGGTGATCGGAGGCGGACTGGCAGGGGCATTTTCATACTTTGTCCTGACGCCCCAATATACATCTACTGCAATGGTATACATACTTTCCAAGGAGACAACGCTGACATCTCTTGCGGATCTTCAGATCGGAAGCCAGCTGACCAAAGACTACAAGATCATTGTGACCAGCCGTCCGGTCCTGGAGGATGTAGCCCAGGATTTGGGCCTTGGCCTGACTTATAAAGAATTGAAAGAAAAAATAAAGATTGATAATCCGTCAGACACCCGTATCCTTTCCATCACGGCAGAGGACCCGGATCCGTTTCTGGCAAAACAGATCGCGGATAATGTAGCGCGCACTTCCTCAGAGTATATCGGGGATATCATGGAGATGGTCCCGCCAAAACTTATCGAGGACGGTCAGATACCAGTTGAAAAAACAAGCCCCAGCAATACCAGGAACGCACTGTTAGGAGCGCTTGCCGCGGTGGTTCTGGTGTGCGGCGTGATCACCATAGAAGTGATCATGAATGATACGGTGCGTTCTGAGGAAGATGTGACGAAATATTTAGGCCTCACAGTGCTGGCATCTGTGCCTGCGCGGGAGGGCGAGGTAGCAGAAGACAAGGAAGCCATGGCAAAAAATAAGCCTGTAAAACCAGCGGCGCGTTCACGGAAAAAGAGGAAGGGGAATTAG
- a CDS encoding polysaccharide deacetylase family protein, translating into MGEGMKEQEMSERRERRRIRMEQRRRKVRIMRATICFFILAVCVTAGILAAKLGRKKDSSAGAAAKASMEDVLVQANAAHPEETGQTVQTEPETEPEPPKSWEGNLPDIGAIYGISVNGVGWSHFFADDSYCMAPAGSYVTAFRATIHNQPKDMTGTIAYRVNLSGSGWLDWKEDAAEAGKSDGEMPLEAVSMQLTGELGENYDILYSVLQNQAWTSWAQNGEEAGVSGAGLRVDGIRVSVVKKREGQPSYAGNIDPNKPMVALTYDDGPSASATPRILARLQEYGARATFFMVGKQAERNMGIVKQMVEQGCEVANHTYDHTLMTKVPPEELASQLARTNQVVSDASGVSPVLMRPCGGARSDAGMNVVGAISMPAVLWSIDTLDWKTRDAQSTINTVLENVKDGDIILMHDLYDATAEASQTIIPELINRGFQLVTVSELSAYRGGMLPGKTYSRFRPISQ; encoded by the coding sequence ATGGGAGAAGGAATGAAGGAACAGGAGATGTCGGAGAGGAGAGAACGCCGCCGTATCCGGATGGAGCAGAGGAGACGGAAGGTCCGCATTATGCGGGCCACCATCTGCTTTTTTATTCTGGCAGTCTGTGTAACGGCAGGGATCCTGGCGGCAAAGCTTGGCAGAAAGAAGGACTCTTCAGCGGGAGCTGCGGCAAAAGCATCCATGGAGGATGTACTGGTCCAGGCAAATGCAGCACATCCGGAGGAGACCGGGCAGACGGTCCAGACAGAACCGGAGACAGAGCCAGAGCCTCCCAAGAGCTGGGAGGGGAATCTCCCTGATATTGGTGCGATTTATGGTATCAGTGTGAACGGTGTGGGCTGGAGCCATTTTTTTGCGGATGATTCCTACTGTATGGCGCCTGCGGGGAGTTATGTAACTGCGTTCCGTGCCACAATACATAACCAACCCAAAGACATGACTGGTACGATCGCATACCGGGTGAATCTAAGCGGAAGCGGCTGGCTGGACTGGAAGGAAGACGCTGCAGAAGCAGGAAAGTCTGATGGTGAGATGCCCCTGGAAGCAGTCAGCATGCAGCTGACCGGAGAACTGGGGGAGAACTATGATATTCTGTACAGTGTACTTCAGAACCAGGCATGGACTTCCTGGGCACAGAACGGGGAAGAAGCCGGTGTATCAGGCGCAGGCCTGCGTGTGGATGGGATCCGGGTCTCTGTAGTGAAAAAGCGCGAGGGACAGCCATCCTACGCCGGCAATATCGATCCTAATAAACCCATGGTGGCGCTGACCTATGATGATGGTCCATCAGCCAGTGCGACGCCGCGGATCCTTGCCCGGCTGCAGGAATATGGAGCCAGGGCAACCTTCTTTATGGTCGGAAAGCAGGCAGAACGCAATATGGGCATCGTGAAACAGATGGTAGAGCAGGGCTGTGAGGTGGCGAACCACACCTATGACCATACCCTGATGACCAAGGTGCCGCCGGAAGAGCTTGCCAGCCAGCTGGCCCGTACCAATCAGGTAGTATCCGACGCCAGCGGCGTTTCACCGGTTTTGATGCGTCCCTGTGGGGGTGCGCGCAGCGACGCTGGCATGAATGTGGTGGGAGCGATCTCCATGCCTGCAGTCCTTTGGTCGATCGATACGCTGGACTGGAAGACCAGGGATGCCCAGAGCACGATCAATACGGTGCTTGAGAATGTGAAGGACGGGGACATTATCTTGATGCATGACCTGTATGACGCGACTGCAGAGGCCAGCCAGACCATCATACCGGAGCTGATCAACCGTGGGTTCCAGCTTGTAACAGTCAGCGAGCTGTCCGCTTACCGGGGCGGGATGCTTCCGGGAAAGACATATTCGAGATTCAGGCCGATTTCACAGTAA
- a CDS encoding CpsD/CapB family tyrosine-protein kinase, whose protein sequence is MSHSVIDLKREMKDDYNYNESIKTLRTNIQFCGSSIRTIMFTSALPDEGKSDVSFALAESLAQIGKKTIVIDADIRKSILISRYQLRQEVFGLSQYLSGQKVLDDVIYDTNVENLSVVFAGPYSPNPAELLEEDLFGKLIENLRSYYDYIIIDTPPMANLIDGAIIATHCDGAVMVVESGAISYRLEQKVKGQIEKSGCRILGVVLNKVDIYSEGYYNRYGKYGKYSRYGKYGKYKKYSRYAKYGGDGESRMDSRAEHQKGS, encoded by the coding sequence ATGAGTCATTCGGTAATAGATCTGAAGCGGGAGATGAAGGATGATTACAATTACAACGAATCCATCAAGACCCTGCGCACTAACATCCAGTTCTGCGGGAGCAGCATCCGGACGATCATGTTCACCAGCGCCCTGCCGGATGAAGGCAAAAGCGATGTGTCGTTTGCCCTGGCGGAATCCCTGGCGCAGATTGGGAAAAAGACGATCGTGATCGATGCGGATATCCGCAAGTCGATCTTAATCTCCCGTTATCAGCTCCGTCAGGAGGTGTTCGGACTGTCACAGTATTTAAGCGGTCAGAAGGTTTTAGATGATGTGATCTACGACACCAATGTGGAGAACTTGAGCGTTGTTTTTGCAGGGCCGTACTCTCCCAATCCGGCAGAGCTGCTGGAAGAGGACCTCTTTGGGAAGCTGATCGAGAACCTGCGCAGTTATTATGATTATATCATCATAGATACGCCGCCAATGGCAAATCTGATCGATGGAGCCATTATAGCCACTCACTGCGACGGCGCGGTGATGGTGGTTGAGAGCGGTGCCATCAGCTACCGCTTGGAACAGAAGGTAAAGGGGCAGATTGAGAAGTCAGGCTGCCGCATACTGGGAGTGGTGCTCAATAAGGTGGATATTTACAGCGAAGGATATTATAACCGCTATGGAAAATATGGCAAATACAGCCGTTACGGCAAGTATGGTAAATATAAAAAATACAGCCGGTATGCGAAGTATGGCGGGGACGGCGAGAGCAGGATGGATAGCAGGGCAGAACACCAGAAAGGCAGTTGA
- a CDS encoding response regulator, whose protein sequence is MCRKVSMECPVALDALRVGVICCLPDENLTFLWGNRCFYDSIGCSREEYQSSFCDLYQYYADYPEDFAAIRCGISEARADGRTDVDLTVRLPLRAGGASWVRLLGSFMESQETGETVLMLNLADVSALVAEKEEQARLHQQKMQYFHWMLDSYEGNVYVSDMDTYELLYLNQASCNVLGAHAENLVGRKCYEVIQGLDSPCSFCTNSKLCEESFYEWEFDNSNLGRTFMIKNRIIDWDGRRARLELSHDMYSTEYKLAKKDRERNALTQSIPGGFARLDARDLSTILWYGAGFLDMIEYTAEQFEQELHSQCTYVPQEDLEYILPALKKVIETGEDTVIETHIQTRTGRKKIVTMTFHYASAEESWDGIPSFYSIGIDVTKDREEQVRQRRMLEDAYEVARVSSDAKTNFLSSMSHDIRTPMNAIIGMTAIAQVNLNTPEKVQECLGKIATSSRHLLSLINEVLDMSKIESGKIDLVSEEVSLPALFQDVMDMCRPLAAERGQELQMSADHVRHENIVTDKDRLQQVLVNLLSNAVKYTGPGGNISLRVRELPSTMKTRGQYEFIVSDNGIGMSEEYIPHIFEPFSRAEDSRISKIQGTGLGMAITENIVRMMNGTIDVKSRLGEGSQFTVSVSFELCEGEELSDEELTGLSVLVVDDDPIVCESAASLLTELKMRGCWVLSGADAVRSLVEAHERADDFFAVVLDWKMPDMDGLETVKVIREKLGMDVPIIIISAYDYSEIEEEFKHAGADAFITKPLFRSKMVHTLRQFRQSMHIEAASTGETNVYSDMTGKRILLVEDNDLNREIAVELLSMQGFVIDEAENGMYAVEKFRASAQGTYDCILMDIQMPVMNGYEATRAIRDMEREDAKKIPILALTANVFASDLGKAYHAGMNEHIAKPLDIAKLLEAIQRWIR, encoded by the coding sequence GTGTGCCGAAAGGTATCCATGGAATGTCCCGTGGCGTTGGATGCGCTGAGGGTAGGCGTGATCTGCTGCCTTCCTGATGAGAACCTGACCTTTTTGTGGGGGAACCGGTGCTTTTATGACAGCATTGGCTGCAGCAGAGAGGAATACCAAAGCAGCTTCTGTGACCTTTATCAATATTATGCGGACTATCCGGAGGATTTTGCTGCGATCCGCTGCGGGATCTCTGAGGCGAGGGCAGATGGCAGGACCGATGTGGATCTGACGGTCAGGCTGCCGCTGCGGGCAGGCGGAGCTTCCTGGGTGCGGCTTTTAGGGAGTTTTATGGAGAGTCAGGAGACGGGGGAGACCGTGCTTATGCTGAATCTTGCCGACGTGAGCGCACTGGTCGCGGAAAAAGAGGAGCAGGCCCGGCTTCATCAGCAGAAAATGCAGTATTTCCACTGGATGTTAGATTCTTATGAGGGAAACGTTTATGTTTCTGATATGGATACCTATGAGCTTCTGTATTTAAACCAGGCTTCCTGTAATGTGCTCGGAGCTCATGCAGAAAATTTGGTTGGGCGGAAATGCTATGAAGTGATCCAGGGCCTTGATTCGCCATGCTCATTTTGTACCAACAGCAAGCTGTGCGAGGAGTCGTTTTATGAGTGGGAGTTCGATAATTCCAATCTGGGCCGCACCTTTATGATCAAAAACCGGATCATAGACTGGGATGGGCGCCGGGCAAGGCTTGAGCTGTCTCATGATATGTACAGCACGGAATATAAGCTGGCAAAGAAGGACAGGGAGAGGAATGCGCTTACCCAATCCATTCCGGGAGGATTTGCGCGTCTGGATGCCAGGGATTTGAGTACGATCCTCTGGTACGGCGCAGGTTTCCTGGATATGATCGAATATACGGCGGAGCAGTTTGAACAGGAACTGCATTCTCAGTGTACCTATGTCCCTCAGGAGGATCTTGAATATATTCTGCCTGCTTTAAAAAAAGTGATAGAGACTGGGGAAGATACGGTTATAGAGACCCATATCCAGACCCGGACAGGCAGAAAGAAAATCGTTACCATGACCTTTCATTACGCCAGTGCGGAGGAGAGCTGGGATGGCATTCCATCTTTCTACAGCATTGGCATCGACGTGACGAAGGACAGGGAGGAACAGGTCCGCCAGCGCAGGATGCTGGAGGATGCCTATGAGGTGGCTCGTGTATCCAGTGATGCAAAGACCAACTTTTTATCTTCCATGTCTCATGATATCAGGACTCCAATGAATGCGATAATTGGAATGACTGCGATCGCACAGGTGAATTTGAACACACCTGAGAAGGTTCAGGAATGTCTTGGGAAGATCGCAACCTCCAGCCGCCATCTGCTCAGTCTGATCAATGAGGTCCTGGATATGTCCAAGATTGAGAGTGGAAAGATTGACCTGGTATCTGAAGAGGTATCGCTCCCTGCGTTGTTCCAGGATGTGATGGATATGTGCCGTCCCCTGGCAGCGGAAAGAGGTCAGGAGCTTCAGATGTCGGCGGACCATGTGAGACATGAGAATATTGTGACTGACAAAGACCGGCTGCAGCAGGTGCTTGTGAATCTCCTGTCCAACGCGGTCAAATATACCGGTCCGGGCGGGAATATCAGCCTGCGTGTCAGAGAATTGCCGTCCACAATGAAAACCCGGGGGCAATATGAGTTTATTGTCTCCGATAACGGGATTGGTATGTCCGAGGAATACATACCTCACATTTTTGAACCATTTTCCAGAGCGGAAGATTCCCGGATCAGCAAGATACAGGGGACGGGACTCGGCATGGCGATCACGGAGAATATTGTCCGCATGATGAACGGCACCATAGACGTGAAGAGCAGGCTGGGAGAGGGCAGCCAGTTTACTGTTTCAGTTTCCTTTGAGCTGTGTGAGGGAGAGGAGCTGAGCGACGAAGAGCTGACTGGACTTTCTGTGCTGGTTGTAGATGATGATCCCATCGTATGTGAAAGTGCCGCCAGCCTGCTGACCGAACTCAAGATGCGGGGCTGCTGGGTCCTGTCCGGCGCTGATGCGGTGAGGTCTCTGGTAGAAGCCCATGAGCGGGCAGACGACTTTTTTGCAGTGGTGCTGGACTGGAAGATGCCGGATATGGATGGGCTGGAAACCGTGAAGGTTATCCGGGAAAAGCTGGGTATGGATGTACCGATCATCATTATTTCGGCATATGATTATTCTGAAATTGAAGAAGAATTCAAGCATGCAGGAGCGGATGCTTTTATCACAAAGCCGCTTTTCAGATCGAAGATGGTACATACGCTACGCCAGTTCCGCCAGAGTATGCATATAGAAGCAGCTTCGACTGGGGAAACGAATGTATATTCTGATATGACAGGCAAGCGCATCCTTTTGGTCGAAGATAATGATCTGAACCGGGAGATCGCAGTTGAACTGCTTTCCATGCAGGGCTTCGTGATCGATGAAGCAGAGAACGGAATGTATGCAGTTGAGAAGTTCCGGGCATCAGCACAGGGAACCTATGACTGCATTTTGATGGATATACAGATGCCGGTCATGAATGGTTATGAGGCAACAAGGGCGATCCGGGACATGGAACGGGAGGACGCCAAAAAGATACCGATCCTTGCGCTGACAGCCAATGTCTTTGCATCGGATCTTGGAAAAGCCTACCATGCAGGTATGAATGAGCACATTGCAAAACCCCTTGATATTGCAAAGCTTTTAGAGGCGATACAGCGTTGGATCCGATAA